A region from the Lolium perenne isolate Kyuss_39 chromosome 4, Kyuss_2.0, whole genome shotgun sequence genome encodes:
- the LOC127293632 gene encoding uncharacterized protein, whose amino-acid sequence MGDADEIPQRVNPGKEPCLDGLTQPHSPTSMSAAVSKVLDDDNLLAEIIIRVGFPTFLVRAALVCKHWLCHISDRKFLSRFRKLNPPRLLGVYIDNWLAPRFVPMLPQPPELATVIDRMVSHSFGQIVDCRNGGVFTRCLEGEVLVHGVYWPLCPERGLCIIPPVPTTEDPFQLILGTTLSKEGDGLSYLYLLADCIREMGIFRMRVYMLQDGVWCIHASATERILHPLRAATAVLVGNKIYVVAGCGNDIFVLDLIGSSLSRIPLPHGVKYQVLFTALSRADDDSGVYLTHLEDSELQLHIWLHKGDNWLLVHTICLDEMLANWRMLGHTLEDDATDLLYLGEVGDNAEVVFLNMCRVTLYLDVTSRTLHEVRGSAENDRHLTDVYPFMMIWPPTFPALKDDPARNAM is encoded by the exons ATGGGTGATGCTGATGAGATTCCTCAGCG GGTCAATCCCGGGAAGGAACCTTGTTTGGATGGCCTGACACAGCCGCATTCCCCAACATCGATGTCGGCTGCGGTGTCGAAGGTTCTCGATGATGACAACCTCCTCGCGGAGATCATCATCCGTGTCGGCTTCCCCACCTTCCTTGTCCGTGCTGCCCTCGTTTGCAAGCACTGGCTCTGCCACATATCCGATCGCAAGTTCCTCAGCCGTTTCCGCAAGCTTAACCCACCCCGCCTCCTTGGCGTCTACATCGACAACTGGCTGGCTCCGCGCTTCGTCCCAATGCTGCCTCAGCCCCCGGAGCTCGCCACCGTGATCGACCGCATGGTGAGTCATAGCTTCGGCCAAATTGTGGACTGCCGGAACGGCGGCGTCTTCACCAGGTGCCTCGAAGGAGAAGTACTGGTACATGGAGTGTACTGGCCGCTGTGCCCTGAGAGAGGCTTGTGCATCATACCACCAGTCCCAACAACCGAGGATCCTTTCCAACTAATTTTGGGTACAACCCTCTCCAAAGAAGGCGACGGCTTGTCCTATCTATATCTGTTGGCAGACTGTATCCGGGAAATGGGAATTTTTAGGATGCGTGTATATATGTTGCAAGATGGTGTTTGGTGCATTCATGCCTCGGCAACAGAGCGGATCCTTCATCCGCTGAGGGCAGCAACAGCTGTGCTCGTCGGCAATAAAATCTATGTGGTTGCTGGCTGTGGTAATGATATTTTTGTCTTGGATTTGATAGGCTCAAGTTTATCCAGGATTCCGCTCCCACATGGAGTTAAGTATCAAGTGCTTTTCACTGCCTTATCACGGGCTGACGATGATTCCGGTGTATATCTCACCCATCTTGAGGACAGTGAGCTTCAACTTCACATCTGGCTCCACAAGGGGGACAACTGGTTGCTGGTCCATACCATCTGTTTGGATGAAATGTTGGCTAATTGGAGGATGCTAGGTCACACGCTTGAGGATGATGCTACTGATCTTCTCTACTTAGGCGAGGTGGGGGATAATGCCGAGGTTGTGTTCTTGAACATGTGTCGAGTCACACTCTATCTAGACGTAACAAGCAGGACACTACATGAAGTGCGTGGGAGTGCAGAAAATGATCGACATTTAACTGATGTCTATCCTTTTATGATGATCTGGCCTCCCACATTCCCTGCGCTCAAGGATGATCCTGCGAG